From Polaribacter haliotis:
AAAATTTACTATGCGTGCATAATAAATTTTTATATCTTTGAGCCAATGGAGAAATATAAATCGATAGATCATCAATTAAGAGCAACTTGGCAAGCAGTTGCCAAAATGTATAACGAACAAGCGTTAACTCATAATAGTACAATGGCTACAGCTTTTGTATTATTAAATATTGATAAAATTAACGGAACTCCATCCACAGCATTAGGGCCTTTAATGGGAATGGAACCTACAAGCCTTTCACGAATTTTAAAAAACATGGAAGATAAAGGAGCTATTTGTAGAGAAAAAAATCCTGATGATGGTAGAAGTGTAATTATAAAACTAACTGAATATGGAAAAGAAATGAGAGCCGTTTCTAAAGGACATGTTATTCAATTTAATGAAACTGTAATACAAAATGTATCTCAGAAAGATTTAGAAGGTTTTTTTAATGTGACTTCAAAAATAAATAAATTAATTTCTGATAAAGAAATTTACAAGGAAACAAGCAACAAAGCAGTATAAAAACAATAAACAAATGACCAGAAGAATTAAAAAAGTAGCGATTATCGGTTCCGGAATTATGGGAAGTGGAATTGCATGTCATTTTGCCAATATTGGCGTAGAAGTTCTATTATTGGATATCGTTCCAAGAGAATTAACTGACAAAGAAAAAGCAAAAGGTTTAACATTAGAAGACAAAGTTGTACGAAATCGTTTAGTAAATGATGCGTTAACTGCTTCTTTAAAGTCGAAACCGTCTCCTATCTATAATCAAAAATTTGCAAACAGAATTACTACTGGTAATTTAGAAGATGATATTGCAAAAGTAAAAGATGTAGATTGGATTATGGAAGTCGTGGTTGAAAGACTAGACATCAAAAAAATAGTTTTCGAAAAACTGGAAAAACACAGAACTCCAGGAACTATAATTTCTTCGAATACTTCTGGAATTCCTATTAAATTTATGAATGAAGGAAGAAGTGAAGATTTTCAAAAGCATTTTGCGGTAACTCACTTTTTTAACCCTCCAAGATATTTAAAGCTTTTCGAAGTAGTACCAGGACCAGATTGTAAACAAGAAGTTACAGATTTCTTAATGATGTATGGTGAAAAATTCTTAGGAAAAACTTCGGTTTTAGCAAAAGATACACCTGCATTTATTGGAAATAGAGTTGGTATTTTCGGAATACAATCTTTATTTCACCAAGTAAAAGAATTGGGTTTAACTGTAGAAGAAGTAGATAAATTGACTGGACCCGTTATTGGACGCCCAAAATCTGCAACTTTTAGAACGGTTGATGTTGTTGGTTTAGACACTTTGGTACATGTTGCTAATGGTATATATGAGAATTGTCCAGATGATGAAGCTCACGAATTATTCAAGTTACCAGGTTTCATCAATACAATGATGGAAAATAAATGGTTAGGAAGCAAAACAGGACAAGGTTTTTATAAAAAAACAGTAAATGCTGAAGGAAAAAAAGAAATCTTAACTTTAGATTTAGATACTTTAGAATATCGTTCTTCTAAAAGAGCAAAATTTGCAACTTTAGAATTAACGAAAACGATTGATAAACCAATAGACAGATTTAAAATCTTAGTTGGTGGAAAAGACAAAGCTGGTGAATTCTACAGAAAGAATTTTTCTGCAATGTTTGCATACGTACAAAATAGAATACCAGAAATTTCTGATGAATTATACAAGATAGATGATGCAATGAAAGCTGGTTTCGGTTGGGAAAATGGACCTTTCGAAATTTGGGATGCAGTTGGCGTAGAAAAAGGAATCGAATTAATGAAAGCAGAAGGTTATAAAGTTGCTGATTGGGTAACTGAAATGACTGCAAATAATATAAAATCTTTTTATACAGTTAAAGAAGGAGCAACTCATTTTTATGATTTAGCTTCGAAAACACAAACGAAAAAACCTGGTCAAGATGGATTTATCATCTTAGACAATATTAGAAAATCTAACGAAGTTTTTAAAAATTCTGGTGTTGTAATCGAAGATATAGGAGATGGAATTTTAAATGTAGAATTCCAATCTAAAATGAACACAATTGGGGGTGATGTTTTAGCAGGCATAAATAAGGCTATTGATTTAGCTGAAAAAGATTACCAAGGACTTGTCGTTGGTAATCAGGCTGCTAATTTTTCAGTTGGTGCAAATATTGGTATGATTTTTATGATGGCTGTAGAGCAAGAATATGATGAATTAAATTATGCCATTAAATATTTCCAAGATACAATGATGCGTATGCGTTATTCTTCAATTCCAACTATTTCTGCTCCTCATGGAATGGCTTTAGGTGGTGGTTGTGAAATATCTTTACATGCAGATAAAGTAGTTGCTGCTGCAGAAACATATATGGGATTAGTCGAATTTGGAGTTGGTGTAATTCCTGGAGGTGGTGGTTCTAAGGAAATGGCTTTAAGAGCATCAGATTCTTTTAGTAAAGGAGATGTAGAATTAAATATTTTACAAGAAAACTTTTTAACTATTGGAATGGCAAAAGTATCTACTTCTGCTTATGAAGCATTTGATTTAGGATTACTTCAAAAAGGAAAAGACGTTGTTGTTGTTAATAAAGACAGACAAATTGCAACTGCAAAAGCCCACGCGAAATTAATGGCAGAAAGTGGTTACACACAACCTGCAACTCGTAAAGATGTAAAAGTTTTAGGAAAACAAGCGTTAGGTATGTTCTTAGTAGGAACAGATTCTATGGAACATTCTAAATACATTTCTGAACACGACCAAAAAATCGCAAATAAATTAGCTTATGTAATGGCTGGTGGAGATTTATCTGAACCAACTTTAGTTACAGAACAATATTTATTGGATTTAGAAAGAGAAGCATTTTTATCTCTTTGTACAGAACGTAAAACGTTGGAAAGAATTCAAGCGATGTTAAAAACAGGTAAACCTTTAAGAAACTAAAAAAATGAAAACAGCATATATAGTAAAAGCATACAGAACTGCAGTTGCGAAAGCGCCAAAAGGGGTTTTTCGTTTTAAACGTGCAGACGAGTTGGGTGCAGAAACCATTCAACATATGATGAAAGAATTACCAAATTTAGACGTAAAACGTATAGATGATGTAATCGTAGGGAACGCAATGCCAGAAGGTTCGCAAGGATTAAACATGGCACGTTTTATTTCTTTAATTGGTTTAAATTCTGTGGATGTTCCAGGAGTTACTGTAAATCGTTTCTGTTCTTCAGGATTAGAAACTATTGCAATGGCTGCTGCAAAAATTAGTGCAGGAATGGCAGATTGTATTATTGCAGGTGGTGCAGAAAGCATGAGTTCTGTTCCAATGACTGGTTTTAAACCAGAGTTAAATTACGACACTATTAAAGATGGTCATGCAGATTATTATTGGGGAATGGGAAATACTGCAGAAGCAGTTGCCAATCAATTTAAAGTTTCTAGAGAAGACCAAGATGAATTTGCATTCAATTCTCACATGAAAGCTTTAAGAGCACAAGCAGAAAATCGTTTTCAAGACCAAATTGTTCCTATTGAAGTTGAAGAAACGTATTTAGATGCAAATGGAAAAAAAGCGACAAGAAAATATACAGTAAATAAAGATGAAGGACCAAGAGCTGGAACTTCAACAGCTATTTTAAACAAATTACGTCCAGTTTTTGCAGCTGGAGGAAGTGTTACTGCAGGAAACTCCTCTCAAATGAGTGATGGTGCTGCTTTTGTAATGGTAATGAGTGAAGAAATGGTAAAAGAATTAAATATCGAACCAATTGCAAGAGTTGTAAACTATGCAGCTGCTGGTGTAGAGCCAAGAATTATGGGAATTGGACCAGTTGCAGCGATTCCTAAAGTTTTAAAACAAGCAGGATTGCAACAAAGTGATATCGAGTTAATTGAATTGAATGAAGCTTTTGCTTCTCAATCTTTAGCAGTAATGCGTGAGTTAAACTTGAATCAAGATATCGTAAATGTAAATGGTGGAGCCATAGCATTAGGACATCCATTAGGTTGTACAGGAGCAAAATTATCTGTGCAATTATTCGATGAAATGCGCAAACGTGATATGAAAAACAAATACGGAATGGTAACAATGTGTGTAGGAACTGGACAAGGTGCTGCAGGTGTTTTTGAATTCTTAAGTTAATAACAAAATTAAACAAACAAAAAATGGCAGAATTATTAAGAGGTGGTCAATTTCTTGTAAAAGAAACAAATTGCGAAGACGTTTTTACTCCTGAAGATTTTTCAGAAGAACAACAAATGATGAAAGAAGCAGTGATGGAATTTAATGATCGTGAAATTATTCCTCATAAAAATAGATTTGAAGCAAAAGACTACGCTTTAACTGAAGAAGTAATGCGTAAAGCAGGAGAATTAGGTTTCTTAGGTGTTGCTGTTCCTGAAGAATATGGCGGATTAGGAATGGGATTCGTTTCTACACTTTTAACTTGTGATTATATTTCAAGTGGAACAGGTTCTTTTAGTACCGCTTTTGGTGCACATACAGGAATTGGGACTATGCCTATTACTTTATATGGAACTGAAGAACAAAAACAAAAATATGTACCAAAATTAGCTACAGGAGAGTGGTTTGGTGCTTATTGTTTAACGGAACCTGGAGCAGGCTCTGATGCGAATTCAGGAAAAACAACTGCAGAAGTATCTGCAGATGGAAAATCTTATAAAATTAATGGACAAAAAATGTGGATTTCGAACGCAGGTTTTTGTCGTTTAATGATTGTTTTCGCAAGAATAGAAAATGATAAAAATATTACAGGTTTTATCGTAGAATATGATAAAGACAATGCAAATGGAATTACCCTAGGTGAAGAAGAGCATAAATTAGGAATTAGAGCATCATCAACCAGACAAGTATTTTTTAACGACACTGTTGTTCCCGCAGAAAATATGTTAGCTGGACGTGGAGAAGGGTTTAAAATTGCAATGAATGCTTTAAATGTTGGTCGTATTAAATTGGCAGGTGCTTGTTTAGATTCTCAAAGAAGAGTTATTACACATGCAGTAAAATATGCTACTGAAAGAAAACAATTTAAAACTCCAATTGCAGATTTTGGTGCCATTAAAGTAAAGTTAGCAGAAATGGCAACTGACGCTTATGTTGGTGAATCTGCAACTTACAGAGCTGCAAAAGATATTGAAGATAGAATTGCATTAAGAGTGGAAGCTGGAAATTCGCATCAAGAAGCAGAATTAAAAGGTGTTGAGGAGTATGCTATTGAATGTTCTATTCTTAAAGTTGCGGTTTCAGAAGATATTCAGAATTGTGCAGATGAAGGAATTCAAATTTTTGGTGGAATGGGATTCTCGGAAGAAACTCCTATGGAATCTGCTTGGAGAGATGCAAGGATTGCTCGTATTTACGAAGGAACCAACGAAATTAACAGAATGCTTTCGGTAGGAATGTTAATTAAAAAAGCCATGAAAGGTCATGTAGATTTATTAGGGCCTGCAACAGAGGTTGCAAATAGCTTAATGGGAATTCCTTCTTTTGATACTCCAGATTATTCTGAATTATTTGCTGAAGAAAAGCACATGATAGAAAAGTTAAAGAAAACTTTCTTAATGGTTGCTGGTGCAGCATTACAAAAATATGGTCAAGAAATTGAAGAACACCAACAATTATTAATTGCTGCTGCAGATATATTAATTGAAATATACATGGCAGAATCTGCAATTTTAAGAACTGAGAAAAACGTGAAACGTTTTGGTGAAGACAAGCAATCTGTTCAAATAGCAATGTCTAAATTATATTTATATCATGCTGTAGACAAAATCGAAGAAAAAGGAAAAGAAAGTATCATTTCTTTTGCTGAAGGTGATGAACAACGTATGATGTTAATGGGATTAAAGCGTTTTACAAAATATGCGAACTATCCAGATATTGTAGATTTACGAAACGAAATTGCAGAAAAAGTAAAAGCAGAAAATAAATACTGCTTCTAAAAAGCTCTTGATGTCAAAATGAGTGTTTAGAAAATATTTTTTCTTTTCACTCAGGCTGACAACTTTATAAATATTGAAAATTTTCTTAAATAATCAAAATTTTAAGAATTAGTTGTTTGTTTAGAAAAGACCATCTTAATCGATGGTCTTTTTTTGTTTTGAGTTCATGTTAAATTGATTTCAGTTAAATTATTTTTATTTGTGTCCTTAATTTTACAATATCAAAAAACGAACTTATGTTATCATTATTTATACAAGAAACACCTAAAGATCAAAAAGGAGAATTAGATGTTAACACACAAAGTATTATAGAAAAATTAGACACTTGGTTGGATGGTTTTATAAAAAACATCCCAAATATATTAGTCGCAATTTTAGTCTTTATTGCTTTTATTTATATCGCTCGTTTCTTTGGAAGAACTGTGAAAAAACTTCTAAAAAAGAGAGGGAGAGACAATTTTGGAGAAATTTTAGGAAGTTTTACCAAATGGGTTTTATTAATAGTAGGTGTAATGTTATCATTAACAATTATGTCTCCTAATTTAAGTCCTGCAGATTTAATTGCTGGTTTAGGTGTAAGTTCTGTAGCCATTGGTTTTGCATTTAAAGACATTTTACAAAACTGGTTGGCTGGTATATTAATTTTGATGAGAAGACCTTTTGAAATTGGCGACCAAATTGTTGTAAATGGTTTTGAAGGAACTGTTGAAAGAATTGAAACAAGAGCCACTATAATTAGACAATATAATGGAAAAAGAATTGTAGTTCCTAATAGTGAAATCTATACAAATTCTGTTAAAGTAATTACTGCTAACGATTTAATTCGTTCGCAATATGATATTGGTTTAGGTTATGACCAAGACAGAGAAAAAGCAATGCAAATTTTAAAAGAAACTATTGAAAACACAGAAGGTGTAAGTAGTGAAAAACCAGTAGATGTGTTGCCTTGGGATCAAGCAGATAGTTGGTTGACAATTAGAGTTCGATGGTGGACAAATAGTGACAGACCAGATGTTGTAAAAGCGTATTCTAAAGTGATTTTAAATAC
This genomic window contains:
- a CDS encoding acyl-CoA dehydrogenase family protein; the protein is MAELLRGGQFLVKETNCEDVFTPEDFSEEQQMMKEAVMEFNDREIIPHKNRFEAKDYALTEEVMRKAGELGFLGVAVPEEYGGLGMGFVSTLLTCDYISSGTGSFSTAFGAHTGIGTMPITLYGTEEQKQKYVPKLATGEWFGAYCLTEPGAGSDANSGKTTAEVSADGKSYKINGQKMWISNAGFCRLMIVFARIENDKNITGFIVEYDKDNANGITLGEEEHKLGIRASSTRQVFFNDTVVPAENMLAGRGEGFKIAMNALNVGRIKLAGACLDSQRRVITHAVKYATERKQFKTPIADFGAIKVKLAEMATDAYVGESATYRAAKDIEDRIALRVEAGNSHQEAELKGVEEYAIECSILKVAVSEDIQNCADEGIQIFGGMGFSEETPMESAWRDARIARIYEGTNEINRMLSVGMLIKKAMKGHVDLLGPATEVANSLMGIPSFDTPDYSELFAEEKHMIEKLKKTFLMVAGAALQKYGQEIEEHQQLLIAAADILIEIYMAESAILRTEKNVKRFGEDKQSVQIAMSKLYLYHAVDKIEEKGKESIISFAEGDEQRMMLMGLKRFTKYANYPDIVDLRNEIAEKVKAENKYCF
- a CDS encoding MarR family winged helix-turn-helix transcriptional regulator, with the protein product MEKYKSIDHQLRATWQAVAKMYNEQALTHNSTMATAFVLLNIDKINGTPSTALGPLMGMEPTSLSRILKNMEDKGAICREKNPDDGRSVIIKLTEYGKEMRAVSKGHVIQFNETVIQNVSQKDLEGFFNVTSKINKLISDKEIYKETSNKAV
- a CDS encoding acetyl-CoA C-acyltransferase; the encoded protein is MKTAYIVKAYRTAVAKAPKGVFRFKRADELGAETIQHMMKELPNLDVKRIDDVIVGNAMPEGSQGLNMARFISLIGLNSVDVPGVTVNRFCSSGLETIAMAAAKISAGMADCIIAGGAESMSSVPMTGFKPELNYDTIKDGHADYYWGMGNTAEAVANQFKVSREDQDEFAFNSHMKALRAQAENRFQDQIVPIEVEETYLDANGKKATRKYTVNKDEGPRAGTSTAILNKLRPVFAAGGSVTAGNSSQMSDGAAFVMVMSEEMVKELNIEPIARVVNYAAAGVEPRIMGIGPVAAIPKVLKQAGLQQSDIELIELNEAFASQSLAVMRELNLNQDIVNVNGGAIALGHPLGCTGAKLSVQLFDEMRKRDMKNKYGMVTMCVGTGQGAAGVFEFLS
- a CDS encoding mechanosensitive ion channel family protein — translated: MLSLFIQETPKDQKGELDVNTQSIIEKLDTWLDGFIKNIPNILVAILVFIAFIYIARFFGRTVKKLLKKRGRDNFGEILGSFTKWVLLIVGVMLSLTIMSPNLSPADLIAGLGVSSVAIGFAFKDILQNWLAGILILMRRPFEIGDQIVVNGFEGTVERIETRATIIRQYNGKRIVVPNSEIYTNSVKVITANDLIRSQYDIGLGYDQDREKAMQILKETIENTEGVSSEKPVDVLPWDQADSWLTIRVRWWTNSDRPDVVKAYSKVILNTQNAMDEAGIDLPFPTQIEIKNAHNFEELKEKANNSKENKEEKKEE
- a CDS encoding 3-hydroxyacyl-CoA dehydrogenase/enoyl-CoA hydratase family protein, with the translated sequence MTRRIKKVAIIGSGIMGSGIACHFANIGVEVLLLDIVPRELTDKEKAKGLTLEDKVVRNRLVNDALTASLKSKPSPIYNQKFANRITTGNLEDDIAKVKDVDWIMEVVVERLDIKKIVFEKLEKHRTPGTIISSNTSGIPIKFMNEGRSEDFQKHFAVTHFFNPPRYLKLFEVVPGPDCKQEVTDFLMMYGEKFLGKTSVLAKDTPAFIGNRVGIFGIQSLFHQVKELGLTVEEVDKLTGPVIGRPKSATFRTVDVVGLDTLVHVANGIYENCPDDEAHELFKLPGFINTMMENKWLGSKTGQGFYKKTVNAEGKKEILTLDLDTLEYRSSKRAKFATLELTKTIDKPIDRFKILVGGKDKAGEFYRKNFSAMFAYVQNRIPEISDELYKIDDAMKAGFGWENGPFEIWDAVGVEKGIELMKAEGYKVADWVTEMTANNIKSFYTVKEGATHFYDLASKTQTKKPGQDGFIILDNIRKSNEVFKNSGVVIEDIGDGILNVEFQSKMNTIGGDVLAGINKAIDLAEKDYQGLVVGNQAANFSVGANIGMIFMMAVEQEYDELNYAIKYFQDTMMRMRYSSIPTISAPHGMALGGGCEISLHADKVVAAAETYMGLVEFGVGVIPGGGGSKEMALRASDSFSKGDVELNILQENFLTIGMAKVSTSAYEAFDLGLLQKGKDVVVVNKDRQIATAKAHAKLMAESGYTQPATRKDVKVLGKQALGMFLVGTDSMEHSKYISEHDQKIANKLAYVMAGGDLSEPTLVTEQYLLDLEREAFLSLCTERKTLERIQAMLKTGKPLRN